Proteins encoded by one window of Methylovirgula ligni:
- a CDS encoding MBL fold metallo-hydrolase, with protein MSLAITILGCGSSAGVPRVGQGWGACDPNNPKNRRRRCAIFVEQTNAEGAKTQVLIDMGPDLRAQLLDLGIDRLDAILLTHAHADHTHGIDEVRPLVIMHRRRIDLYMDAPTSAVVRSHFGYIFETPDGSYYPPLLNDRRLTPGEAVTIAGPGGVISFTPFRLSHGEIDALGFRIGDIAYTPDLNGIPVESERYLRGLDLWIVDALRYTPHPSHFSVAETLDWIGKLQPRRAILTNLHTDVDFEQIRHKLPPHVEPAYDGLRVER; from the coding sequence GTGAGCCTTGCCATCACCATCCTTGGCTGCGGATCGTCCGCCGGCGTGCCGCGTGTCGGCCAGGGCTGGGGCGCCTGCGATCCCAATAACCCGAAAAATCGCCGCCGCCGCTGCGCGATCTTCGTCGAGCAGACCAATGCCGAAGGCGCCAAGACGCAGGTTCTGATCGACATGGGGCCGGATTTACGCGCCCAATTGCTCGATCTCGGCATCGACCGGCTCGATGCGATCCTGCTGACCCACGCGCACGCCGACCATACGCATGGCATCGATGAAGTTCGCCCGCTGGTCATCATGCACCGGCGGCGGATCGATCTCTATATGGATGCGCCGACCTCGGCCGTCGTGCGCAGCCATTTCGGCTATATTTTCGAGACGCCTGACGGCAGCTATTACCCGCCGCTGCTCAATGACCGGCGGCTGACGCCGGGCGAAGCGGTGACGATCGCAGGGCCGGGCGGCGTGATCAGCTTCACGCCGTTCCGGCTGAGCCACGGCGAGATCGACGCCCTCGGCTTCCGGATCGGCGATATCGCCTATACGCCGGACTTGAACGGCATTCCCGTGGAAAGCGAGCGCTATCTGCGCGGGCTCGATCTGTGGATCGTGGATGCCTTGCGCTATACGCCGCATCCAAGCCATTTCTCAGTCGCGGAAACTCTGGATTGGATCGGGAAATTGCAGCCGCGGCGCGCCATCCTGACCAACCTCCATACCGACGTCGATTTCGAGCAGATCCGGCACAAATTGCCGCCGCATGTCGAGCCGGCCTATGACGGCCTGCGGGTCGAGCGATAA
- the mazG gene encoding nucleoside triphosphate pyrophosphohydrolase, translating to MQKSRDIKKLLEIMATLRTPQTGCSWDLEQTFSTIAPYTIEEAYEVADAIARADLADLKDELGDLLLQVVFHARMAEEEKAFDFGDVVEAITAKMIRRHPHIFGDRRDLSTDAVKGLWAEIKAQEKAEKPAREEGLLGEIPLTLPGLTRAVKLQAKAATVGFDWNDVRLVLDKIREETAEIEAALDSKDASAIAAETGDLLFAVANLARHIGADPEAAIRGTNEKFMRRFAYIEREIARGGKKLGEVSLADMDALWNTAKTLEK from the coding sequence ATGCAGAAATCTCGCGACATCAAAAAGCTCCTCGAGATCATGGCGACGCTGCGCACGCCGCAGACCGGCTGCTCCTGGGACCTGGAACAGACCTTTTCGACCATCGCGCCTTACACGATCGAGGAAGCCTACGAGGTCGCTGATGCGATCGCCCGCGCCGACCTTGCCGATCTCAAGGACGAACTGGGCGATCTGCTGCTTCAGGTCGTTTTCCACGCGCGTATGGCCGAGGAAGAAAAGGCGTTCGATTTCGGCGACGTTGTCGAGGCCATCACCGCCAAGATGATCCGCCGCCATCCGCATATCTTCGGCGACAGGCGCGATCTGTCGACAGACGCGGTCAAGGGTCTTTGGGCCGAGATCAAAGCGCAGGAGAAAGCCGAAAAACCGGCGCGCGAGGAGGGTTTGCTCGGCGAGATCCCTCTTACCCTGCCCGGTCTGACGCGCGCGGTGAAATTGCAGGCCAAGGCCGCCACCGTGGGCTTCGATTGGAACGATGTCCGGCTCGTGCTCGACAAAATCCGTGAAGAGACAGCCGAAATCGAGGCCGCGCTCGACAGCAAAGACGCTTCCGCGATCGCGGCGGAAACCGGCGATCTTCTGTTCGCCGTCGCCAATCTCGCACGCCATATCGGCGCCGATCCGGAGGCGGCGATCCGCGGCACCAATGAAAAATTCATGCGCCGGTTCGCCTATATCGAACGCGAGATCGCACGCGGCGGCAAAAAGCTTGGCGAGGTGAGCCTTGCGGACATGGACGCGCTCTGGAACACCGCCAAAACGCTGGAGAAATAG
- a CDS encoding cold-shock protein encodes MSKGKEFRGPRKRGFDDDGPSPYDSPRPSRSRPSFGGGGFGGPDIAPSAPSGTPVDAVVKWFKGDKGFGFVELSNGTGDAFLHIGALQNAGYETVPPGAKLKVYVGTGAKGAQVTRVLEVDTAGAAERAPAPRFNEARPARRNPDPATAIQVSGTVKWFDDNKGFGFVQSNDGGKDVFVHISILGTSGVHHLAEGQAVTMRVVDTPKGREALSIALA; translated from the coding sequence ATGAGCAAGGGTAAAGAATTCCGCGGGCCGAGGAAACGTGGCTTTGACGATGACGGTCCGTCTCCTTACGATTCCCCCCGTCCCAGCCGGTCCAGACCTTCTTTCGGCGGCGGTGGTTTTGGCGGTCCGGATATTGCGCCGTCGGCGCCTTCGGGCACTCCAGTCGATGCGGTCGTCAAATGGTTCAAGGGTGACAAGGGCTTTGGCTTTGTCGAATTGAGCAATGGCACGGGCGACGCCTTCCTCCATATCGGCGCTTTACAGAATGCCGGCTATGAGACGGTTCCGCCGGGCGCGAAGCTGAAGGTCTACGTCGGCACTGGCGCCAAGGGCGCGCAAGTGACCCGCGTGCTCGAAGTGGACACGGCTGGCGCCGCCGAGCGCGCGCCCGCACCGCGCTTCAACGAGGCGCGGCCGGCGCGCCGTAATCCCGATCCCGCGACCGCGATTCAGGTCAGCGGCACGGTCAAATGGTTCGATGACAACAAGGGCTTCGGTTTCGTTCAGTCGAACGATGGCGGCAAGGATGTCTTCGTCCACATTTCGATCCTCGGCACTTCCGGCGTGCATCATCTCGCCGAAGGTCAAGCGGTGACAATGCGCGTCGTCGATACGCCGAAAGGCCGCGAAGCCTTGTCGATCGCCCTCGCCTGA